ACAACGTaccatatataaataaaagtgtttttttaaaaaagtataatGAACATAAAAGAACTTACCTACATTTCGCTCGCACATTACCAGAAGATTATGAATTACCTTTAGATACCTTCCCTGAAAATATTCATGAAATTTTAATGAAAGATAAGAAATCATTGGATTTTATTCAAAGCTATTGGTATTGGAAAATAAGAAGTGAAAGTAATTTGctaaattatgaaaaattaattaaaaaatctTACAAACAGCTAGCCATTGATATGGGCATGCAGGTTAAAATGTGAAACGTGTATATTACACACGCGCacacacacacacacacacatatatatatatatatatatttatttatttatatatgcatgtatttattttcgTGAGGGTTATCACCCTTTTCTATATATGCTAAGATATTTATGTGCATattcaaatatttatattatatatatatatatatatcttatttCTCGTTGTGTCTAACAGATTGCGAACTCGGATAATGAACATATGCTAGCCCTGCTTGAATATTACGAATACCTGAAATCATCTCCATTCGTAGGTCCCTTTGGTACCATCGAAAACCCTGTACTTGTCCCGAGTGTTCATGTAGAAAGAGTTGTTTGTTGCACAGGTGGTACGGGTGAAAATGAGCACGTTCCACTTTTTTTTAGATGTAGAGAAGGATTTTTATATCGTTGTGGAGAATGTGATCAAATTTTTATGCATGTTCGTGTGCTTTATTCTTTAGACGATGGTAATGATCCTTTTCCAAACGATCCAGATGTTGATGATGTTTTTGATTTAAATCTAATTGAAGAGAATATgcaattatataatgatgatcAATATGTTAGGTGGCCTACAGGAAATGTAACCTATAGACAAATGTTCTTGGAAGGAAAATGGGGAAACCAAAAACCCAACACATAGATACACAATATGTgctaaaatatatatatatatatatatatatatatatatatatatatatatatatatatatatttatatatttatatttatatttatatgtatattttttttttttttttaaatataaattatgatatatagaatatattttatatctttatttttatttatctttatttttatttatctttatatttttttttgtacatACCACATATACAAAACACACACAACGTTTTAATAAATGCCATATTGTTTTTGGTTCATGTGATCataatgagaaaaaaaaatatatataataaataaataaataaataaataaatatatatttatataaatatatatttatatatatatatatttatatatatatatatttatatatatatatatttatatatatatgttcttattatttataattcgccaattatatgtataatgaACAGGATAATCATTTCGCTTACACCCCTAAGAGGGAAGCATACCCATAGCTCGATaccattttattttattataaaaataaaataacaatattatgTCATGAGAACATGTAACATATACTCAATTATAAGagttaaaaaaatacacacatatatatatttttttatatatttatatttttgtctTGCTGTGGtttatttctatttattctttattttattagttttttttttttacttcCCCTGCCCTTTCAAAAAGCAGAGGTACGATTTATACGTAATTGATCTAGATAGTGTTTTATTACAAACAaaggataaaaaaataaaataaagaataaaataaaaaataaaataaaaaataaaataaaaaataaaataaaataaaataatacatatggattaataaataaataaataaataaataaatacataaatacacatataatatatatatatatatatatatatattttttttttttttttttttttttttatttacatattatttttaaacaaGTGGTGATGATGTATCCCACTACTTTATATTGTATAGTGGGTTACcacatattatatacaattcATTTTACCTTTGTAATATGTCtaaaaattgtatataGCCTTTGCTTAACTCCTTATTTTGATAAACTTATTTTTGGGCTGCTTCGGTTTGTCCACACCACCAATTCTTTGACCTACAGATATTTGTTGATTCGGTTTTACATTCcatttaaaattttttttattttcaaaaataaCAATTATAGATGAGCCTACTTTAAACTCACCAACTTCATCACCAATTtctaaatttttataatgatCATAAATTTTGGTATTAATATCTCCTCCCATATAACTTAATTGTGTTCTTAGATTGTTCGTTAATaaatcatcatcattaaCAATTTTAATATTGCCAACATTATATGCACTTATTGCAGCATAATACACATGTCCACCTTTCCATTCTCCTGACAATATAACTCtttcatttatatcaaaaaggttatttataattttaaacaTACCTTGGAACACAGGAAAAACTTCTCCAGATATATGtcttcttattttatatttaaaattaaaaggagcatgaaaatgatgatatttCTTTGGActcaaataaaatatagcataataaaaacttgtgctatcatcattatatttctttatcatATCCGAACCTAAgaatgtttttatattaaattttatacCTTTCACATTATCTAAATAATTAGATGTCAACTCACCAAAATCAACAATTTCACTATCACATGGACTAACTATAGAATACTCATTCAAATCTCCTATAGGTCTCGTGTCTTCTCTAATATATCTCGAAAAAAAATCACCCAATGATTTATACGATTCTATAggatattttatttcttctttatttatatttaaatattttataaaaaaattatatacatataatcTATATGAGTGAGGTATCTCAATATTAAAGATTTTCCCGGTTATCCTACTACGTGTTCTCCCAAATAATAAACGAGTCCAAAACAAACGACTACTCTGCTCAACATTCGTCTTATCTTCATATACTGTTAACACCTCGTGATATTTATACTgaaacataaaaataaatgataatatcGTTACGCCTGTCAAGAGGTATTTCTTGTGTAGCGAAAAGAAGCTCGAAGGCGATTTTCCTTTGCGCATtttacaataataaaactaaaaaaaaaaataaaataaataaataaattataaaaatggttatatgtattatatgaccaactttaaaaaattcagaatgaagaaaaaaaaaaaaatatatatatatatataatatatatatataaacatattaatacaacattcataaaataatatcatatatatatatatatatatatatatatatatatatatatatatatatatatatttatatttatatttatatttttatatattcatatttatatttttatatattcatatttatatttttatatattcatatttatatttttatatattcatatttatatttttatatattcatatttattcatttcaTATGTGGTTATAGTCAGCTTTGTTTTGGAATGTATCcatttctttattttttttatttatacatatatactttttttccatctttaaaaatgaaaataacatataaatgatatgtaaataatatgtacatatttatattgtattccatttttcataaaattaattatgaatgtaaaaaataaaacatatacaaaaaaaaacacCACTTCACAATTTGTTATTTGCATGCcttgtttttttatatataaatagttGTTTTActacatttatttatttatttattttcacgttttttttttttttttttttttttcttagTTTCTCAACCATACATTGTGCCCTTTTCTTAAACATATGTAAGCTTtggatatataaatataaacataaatatagaaatatgaatgaataaatatataaacaaaaataaacttacatatatatatttatatatatatacatattcataactttttatttatacatatatgtttatatatctAAACACATATATAGACATGCAACAagtttttataaattccttcattttattattatttttttttttttttatttgcATATTTTCCTACCTTNNNNNNNNNNNNNNNNNNNNNNNNNNNNNNNNNNNNNNNNNNNNNNNNNNNNNNNNNNNNNNNNNNNNNNNNNNNNNNNNNNNNNNNNNNNNNNNNNNNNtatatatatatatatatatatatataaaacaatattccccttttattattattaaattatttgtagcacatatatacaatatCATCACAATcaaaagtatatatatacaaatctaaatatatatttcatttaaaaaaaaggagaATATAACTATAGAAACACATACCACTtctaaataataaaaaaaaaaaaaaacaacaaaaaacaacaaaaaacaacaataacaacaacaacaacaacaacaaaaacaaaaacaaaaacaaaaacaaaaacaaaatttatgttaaaaaaataaaaagacCAATTTGGTAAGTGGTAaggaattaaaaaaataataataaaaattaatagataaaaataataaatacatacatataaatatatatgtatatatatatatatatatttataatatagtagtatgtacatataattaGAATATTCTccttttataaaataaattacaaatatgaaaagtaataaaaaaatttacaaGCATTAAAATACAATACTAATACattaagaaaaagaaggctcttaaattttaatgatgataagaaaagaatttatatataatatatataatatatatatcaatatttatacatataacaAACTCAGGAGTTTTACTCCTAatgatttttatatacatttcattatattaataaagagtttaattatatgtaaatttaatttaacatatatattcaaaacATATTTCTTCTTAGATACGAAGaaacataattataaaaaaaaataattacatcatgtatatataaatatatatatatatatatatatatatgaacttataaatattgacagtaaatttatacatatatatatatataataatatattatatattttacaatatatatatataatataagaaaaaaattaaaataaaattataaatattaagaGAGTGTGCccttaatatatatgatttaattatataatatattatattattataatatattcatttatttataccTAAAACTGTTTTAGTGTTTGCTTTTGCTAATTTTGTATCTATTCgacattatatatattatttatatatgttacttacaatatattaaaaataatataatatataatatataaattatatacaatatataatatagataaaggcgcacttatatatacattatattacattatatatacattaaatatatatatatatatatatatatattatatatattatatataatagaagTATCAAATTGaacttatatttttcttccCACAGAGgaattaaaataattcatCATTAAATGggaaaaaatacataaaaaaaaatatatatatatattatatatatatatatatatattgatatatttttttgaacataatattaaaatatataaattattttacaatataatacaattaaaagaatatttattttaattttttttttttttttttttttttttgtcctataattttattctaatatataaatatttatacatatttattataccaatatgtgtaaaaaaaaataattataaattattaggaaaaaacaaaaaatataaaattatataatcatatatatatatatatatatatatatatattataatatttgcGTATGTATTTAACCTGTTAAAAATTAAAGTGCAAATTAATAACGCTgaaaaatagaaatatttataaacaatggttcattatatatatatatttttatttttcaaaaaatacataaatgaatacatattattttatatgataacttttgtataaataaataaatataaatataaatataaatatatattatatatatatatatatacctaAACTTGgaacataaaaatgtaaatataaatattatatatatatatattatgaacaattaaggacataatataaatgttaataaaatttcgcaaaatatatgaataattcagaaaattcaaaaaaaaaaaaaaaaaaaaaaaaacaaccaaacaaatattaataataaaatatacgtattatattattttcatttaaatatgaGTGAATCCAATTATGTAAGTCACaaattcataaaaaattatgatgaGTTAACGGCCCAAAATCCCCATGCAAgtgtaatatatatttttNNNNNNNNNNNNNNNNNNNNNNNNNNNNNNNNNNNNNNNNNNNNNNNNNNNNNNNNNNNNNNNNNNNNNNNNNNNNNNNNNNNNNNNNNNNNNNNNNNNNATGTGCATTTCTCCTTTTGTACGTAGTTTGTGTGTTTATATTGTAGTTCTGAGTTGCAccataaaatattaataaataaatataaatataaatataaatataaatataaatataaatataaatataaatataaatataaatatatatatatatatatatatatatatatataatattttgaagccgttcataatttttgctataataaaatgtaatatttaattattctTATGGTATTTATAGGACCCAAGatttttacaaataaatCAATATAATCACTGTGCTTACAGATATACCTTGTTTTGTCGATGTGCAAGGGAATTAGGTGAAGACCACCCACGATGCAAGTATGTACaacattaaataaataaataaatatatatatatatatatatatatatatatgttttttttttttttacatgtgtatattttttcttttgtcATCCTGTAGGTTTCAATATTACCGTTCACAAATTGCCTGTACTGCAGAACAACTTGAAGACTGGGATGACAATAGACAAAAAGGTAatcaagaaaaaaaaaaaaaaaaaaaaaaaaatatatatatttatatatatatatatttatatatttatatgtgtgtgtTATTAAAATAGTACCACCatatatccttttttattccttatttcattattttctcCTAGGAACATGCGCAATGGATACATTACCTGACAAATTAACTGCTCATTTAAgacaataaaaaaatcatggaaaaaacaaattagCAGTTCATCCTTTTTAActtttatacatattatctttttaaataaaattaaaatatattttttaataaccttaatttttttttttgtatactaaaaatatattttttgttaatatataattatatttgtgttataagtaaatatatatatatatatatatttatttatttatttttatttttatttttattttttttcttcgTCAAGACAAGTCACTATTATATAGTACTATATctaatttataatatttaaatataatagtttatacttaaaaaaagatattacagaaaaaaaaaaatatatattttaaatatatatattttaaatatatatatatatgtatgtatcTTTCTACATATggatattaaaaagaacGATCAAAGTATTCTAATTGTATATAGTCAAATATATGTAgctttttatataataaagtGCTTAAAAATGGATtccatataattatataatatatataatatatatttttattttgattttgtTTATTTCAGAAATTTTCATCGACGAGCACATATGGATTACTAAACATTTCTATTGATTCTTTTACTTCTTTCAACTTTTTTCCTAgttgtatttttttttgcttatctttattatttttatattcttcttttatatcttttaattgTGAATGTAATTCTTTAAGAACATAATTTctttcttcatttttcaAGACACGATATCCTTCGGGTGTATCTAATGAATCCTGACTTacatctttttttttctttaatatataatttggTAGTTTTCCGAAATTTTTGTGTAacttttcatttttttgttcatttgttttattttttttaaatttatcTATAATACTACTTTCTCTTTTAGTTTCCTTAGTAGTAAGATCGTCTTCTCTTTTttcactttttttttggttattttttgtttccTCTTCTTCGTATTCTTCATATTCATCATATTCCTCTACATATTCGTCATCTTGTCCATTTTGATCTCCGTCTTGTTCGTATTTCTCTTCATCTTGTTCGTATTTCTCTTCATCTTGTTCGTATTTCTCTTCATCTTGTTCGTATTTCTCTTCATCTTGTTCACATTCTTCGTCATCTTGTTCACATTCTTCGTCATCTTGTTCATATTCTTCGTCATCTTGTTCATATTCCTCTTCATATTGCTCATTTTCGTCAACATCTTGTCCATTTTCTTCTTGTTCCTCCTCTACATATTCATCTGTATATTCTACGTATTCGTCTTGGTTTTCTTTCTCCGGATCTTgccttttttttttgtttccAAGATATTCCTTATTACTAACAtcttgttcttttttttcttccttttGCTGAGCTTCCAACAAATTTTTAGCTACCTTTGAtgttacatttttatatttcttcattatgAATGGTTTCTTATTTTTGAGTTCTTCTTGTTTTTctatcatttttttttgtagaTGGATAGTTTCTTGTATTctgattttattttccttcatataatttttttcatgttTGCTTCTTATATGAGGAAGtgatttatttatgtcttttattttattaacaaAGCTGGTTGAAGAGGATTGTTTCTGTgctataatttttcttaatatGTTGTTTTGGCTACTTATTACTTTTGTAGCTTTATAcaattctttttcttcttttaatttttttttttcttttttttccaGAACTCTTCTTACATTCTCGCTTACACTTTCTTTGCTCATTTCTTTGAAGAAAGGGagaaatatgaataaaaatatatggacatgtaaataaataaataaatatatatatatatatatatatatatatatatatatatgtaaatatttctatatatataatatgtgtGTGTTTTTCTTATGGAAAATATCTTATCATgttataaaacaaaatagtcctattaaattatacattttacttcttttattattaaaaaaaaaaataaaatgtgtGCATATTCTTATctatacattttatttcttctcACCTATgactttatatataatctttttgttaaaacgaaattattaattttttagaTTCTACAATATTGTAATATTCAACGAAATAAagttattataattttatatgtacacatatataaatatatgtatatttctttttttcttttaNNNNNNNNNNNNNNNNNNNNNNNNNNNNNNNNNNNNNNNNNNNNNNNNNNNNNNNNNNNNNNNNNNNNNNNNNNNNNNNNNNNNNNNNNNNNNNNNNNNNtaattattttattttttttattttttttttttttttaaaaaaaaaaaaaaaaaaataaaaaaaaaaaaaaaaaaaaaaaaattgtttctacataagtatatataaatataataagcTATAATTTATAggtacatatatatatatatatatatatatatatagacagaaaaaaaaaataaaaaaataaaataaaataaataaataataataaatatatatattttaatatatcgatataatatattaaaaaataatgatttaaaagatatattaaaattcAATGAATGTTATATGATTAATTAACGAGGactatttttatgtatatacaaaatatttttctaaattagaaaaaaaataagttattaatattatatattgtttatatattcgtatatattatttctacatataaataaatatatatatacatatatatatatatatatatattatatatatatatattttttttttttccccaTTAATAGCAAAACGTATACATTTTCgatcattatttttttttttatttcattttttatattatggAAAGAAAAGAAGCTATGTTTTACAATGGAGTTGAGGACCCTTATGTGGTAAACTACATATGGCTATAcgataaaaaagataaaatagAAGAAAAGAAACAGCATAAAAacatgaatataaataatagtagtaCATATACATCTCAGGCAAAAAACGATACAAggaattattttaataataatcaaagacaaatatataatatacaaaataatgaaaagaGGGAAGATACTTTGTAGtgtaaaattaaatatcatgataaaacaaaatgaaacaaaattaaaaaaataaaaataaataaaacaaaattaaaaaaataaaacaaaattaaaaaaataaaacaaaatgaaacaaaattaaaaaaataaaaataaatcaatgtttatattataataaatatcaaaattattatcttattttatcacgaaaaatatatttttccatggaatgttctttttttgtcATCTTAAATGAATATGACGACACTCATATTGtgttatgtatatatattatataacataaaaaggaagtattatcaatttttaataatatacatatatatatatatatatatatattaagcaatataacatttatgttttatagattaacaaaaaaatatcatattaggtatatcatatttatcataacatttttttatattataatatttttcttgaaaaagtatatatatataatcatatatagtatcctcataaatattacaaaaatgtTGTATACattcttctttattatctaaaagaaaacatctgtcttctttttttgtataaacTTTATTTgacatattaaaaaagattTTTTCACTATCTATTATCATATGTAAACTTTGtaagaaatattttgttcttcttaaattatatatttttaaacattcatctattaaatttatgtttaaactaaatttatttctattgttagctgaatataatatactataaatatattctattcttatatattttatgtgtATAAAAATCGCACATTTTTCTAACATGTTCAGCTTTTCAAGTCCCTCAAAGAATGAAAAGTAGTTCTTGTTCTTTActgaaaaattaaaaaccACAAAACAGTGCccataaatataaataaataaataaataaaaatatatatatataaatatacatacatatatatatatacatatatatatattttttttttttttttttttttttccttgTTCACTcataacatttttatatcttaCATTCTTTGGACAATTTCAAGGATgcattatatttttgaaagacagaaaaaaaattcgagtatgtattattaaaattatagTACGTTTGGAATGTATCCTTTTTGCATATGtttaataataagataCATGATATTAACAAGTCTAGATTCTCtacattaatatatttaaaacatagtttattttttaaaatatgatttATAGTATCATgtgtaatttttttatccCCTTTGTCTTGTGACAAtatgatatttattttgtataatatatggttaataaaacataagATGTAACTAGTTACACTTTCCaaattttttacattatcatcatcattataaagaaataagGATTTGTCTTCTTTCATGCTTAATATCTttctataatttttataaccatttttctcattatcacatattttattattttcttttatatctaccttattattattattattattattattattgttgcTCTTATTTTTGCTGTAGTTGTTATAGTGGGAGGgattaatatattttacataagaatataagaagaaagaaaaaatataatatttaaaatgagatacatataataaaaacaacTGCTCATTCATATCAATAATGTGTTctttatgttttatattttgttcacTTGTATGTCCTGTACAATTAATTTTCTTACCATTTTTAACATTTCTCTGGATATCCAAATctatctttttttttttggataTGATTAAATGAAAGAAGTTATCTAATCTTATTCTTTTAAGTTTATCattgaaatataaatacgataatttatatatggaaagattattatttatatgtattagTTTATGGAACGTAttctcttttttaattttttcatatatatccttatctatattatacatttctattttttccttttctttatatatatataaaagacATTCGTTAGTATAATTCGTATTTTCAAAGGTACCTTCTCCTTTTACACAttccatatttttcattttattgTTGACACACgaatttttcttattttttttttcttgttcatatgaataatttaatGTATAACTTTCCTTTGTTTTTTCTGtaaaataattacaaaTATCTTGAGAAACATCATATTCCTTCTTTTcagtattattattattattattattattattattattattattatactCCCATTTCTTACTACAAGGAGAAACATTCTCTTCATCCGTATTATGGTTATTCATTTGATTAAGATATCTTCTTAAAccttttaaaaagaaatcaAAATTATCTATTCTAgtgttatataaaaaattgttttttACATGTTCACATTTTATTAAAGTATCTACATACTTTTCATATTCAAcatcataaaaaaaatcatcCTCGTcaatttttctttttaataatataacataatgaaagaaaatataccatatgtcttttaaatataaatataacaaataaaaattgtttAAACGTAAAGCGTCAAGGCTCCTTAGATTAGTCACATCCTCgatattaatatttcttgTATAACTctacataaatataaatataaacataaatataaacataaatataaacataaataacaaaaaaaaatacatatatataaatatacatatatatataaatatacatatatatatatatatatatatatatatcacatTTCTGTGCTATTACCTCAACTTTTATGTTATTGTTTTCCAGAACCGACTTTACGTGAACATCTGACACACAAAAAGTATCtacaatttttatttttttttcatcatcattttttcgttggatcattttttttttttttttacttcactcatataataaatatatatacatatgtgatatattttatatatttatagaaaactttaaaaaaagaaatacaACCTAACATAAGCACATAAggtatatacatataaatatatatatatatatatatatatatatatatatatatatgtatatatgtatattcatttatatttatgagaataattatttttttattatataatatacatat
Above is a genomic segment from Plasmodium reichenowi strain SY57 chromosome 9, whole genome shotgun sequence containing:
- a CDS encoding hypothetical protein (conserved Plasmodium protein, unknown function), whose amino-acid sequence is MSKESVSENVRRVLEKKEKKKLKEEKELYKATKVISSQNNILRKIIAQKQSSSTSFVNKIKDINKSLPHIRSKHEKNYMKENKIRIQETIHLQKKMIEKQEELKNKKPFIMKKYKNVTSKVAKNLLEAQQKEEKKEQDVSNKEYLGNKKKRQDPEKENQDEYVEYTDEYVEEEQEENGQDVDENEQYEEEYEQDDEEYEQDDEECEQDDEECEQDEEKYEQDEEKYEQDEEKYEQDEEKYEQDGDQNGQDDEYVEEYDEYEEYEEEETKNNQKKSEKREDDLTTKETKRESSIIDKFKKNKTNEQKNEKLHKNFGKLPNYILKKKKDVSQDSLDTPEGYRVLKNEERNYVLKELHSQLKDIKEEYKNNKDKQKKIQLGKKLKEVKESIEMFSNPYVLVDENF
- a CDS encoding cytochrome c oxidase subunit 6B, putative (part of same gene as PRSY57_0926000A.2, PRSY57_0926000A.1~gap found within coding sequence) — its product is DPRFLQINQYNHCAYRYTLFCRCARELGEDHPRCKFQYYRSQIACTAEQLEDWDDNRQKGTCAMDTLPDKLTAHLRQ
- a CDS encoding cytochrome c oxidase subunit 6B, putative (part of same gene as PRSY57_0926000A.2, PRSY57_0926000B~transcript variant 1; alternatively spliced~gap found within coding sequence), producing MSESNYVSHKFIKNYDELTAQNPHAS
- a CDS encoding cytochrome c oxidase subunit 6B, putative (part of same gene as PRSY57_0926000A.1, PRSY57_0926000B~transcript variant 2; alternatively spliced~gap found within coding sequence) — encoded protein: MSESNY
- a CDS encoding cytochrome c oxidase subunit 5B, putative — translated: MVWNKVLHKITQNQLNFCGKRYMVSLYKRGKCNNVPYINKSVFLKKYNEHKRTYLHFARTLPEDYELPLDTFPENIHEILMKDKKSLDFIQSYWYWKIRSESNLLNYEKLIKKSYKQLAIDMGMQIANSDNEHMLALLEYYEYLKSSPFVGPFGTIENPVLVPSVHVERVVCCTGGTGENEHVPLFFRCREGFLYRCGECDQIFMHVRVLYSLDDGNDPFPNDPDVDDVFDLNLIEENMQLYNDDQYVRWPTGNVTYRQMFLEGKWGNQKPNT
- a CDS encoding phosphatidylserine decarboxylase, with the translated sequence MRKGKSPSSFFSLHKKYLLTGVTILSFIFMFQYKYHEVLTVYEDKTNVEQSSRLFWTRLLFGRTRSRITGKIFNIEIPHSYRLYVYNFFIKYLNINKEEIKYPIESYKSLGDFFSRYIREDTRPIGDLNEYSIVSPCDSEIVDFGELTSNYLDNVKGIKFNIKTFLGSDMIKKYNDDSTSFYYAIFYLSPKKYHHFHAPFNFKYKIRRHISGEVFPVFQGMFKIINNLFDINERVILSGEWKGGHVYYAAISAYNVGNIKIVNDDDLLTNNLRTQLSYMGGDINTKIYDHYKNLEIGDEVGEFKVGSSIIVIFENKKNFKWNVKPNQQISVGQRIGGVDKPKQPKNKFIKIRS
- a CDS encoding hypothetical protein (conserved Plasmodium protein, unknown function), coding for MIQRKNDDEKKIKIVDTFCVSDVHVKSVLENNNIKVESYTRNINIEDVTNLRSLDALRLNNFYLLYLYLKDIWYIFFHYVILLKRKIDEDDFFYDVEYEKYVDTLIKCEHVKNNFLYNTRIDNFDFFLKGLRRYLNQMNNHNTDEENVSPCSKKWEYNNNNNNNNNNNNNTEKKEYDVSQDICNYFTEKTKESYTLNYSYEQEKKNKKNSCVNNKMKNMECVKGEGTFENTNYTNECLLYIYKEKEKIEMYNIDKDIYEKIKKENTFHKLIHINNNLSIYKLSYLYFNDKLKRIRLDNFFHLIISKKKKIDLDIQRNVKNGKKINCTGHTSEQNIKHKEHIIDMNEQLFLLYVSHFKYYIFSFFLYSYVKYINPSHYNNYSKNKSNNNNNNNNNNKVDIKENNKICDNEKNGYKNYRKILSMKEDKSLFLYNDDDNVKNLESVTSYILCFINHILYKINIILSQDKGDKKITHDTINHILKNKLLKNKNYFSFFEGLEKLNMLEKCAIFIHIKYIRIEYIYSILYSANNRNKFSLNINLIDECLKIYNLRRTKYFLQSLHMIIDSEKIFFNMSNKVYTKKEDRCFLLDNKEECIQHFCNIYEDTIYDYIYILFQEKYYNIKKCYDKYDIPNMIFFC